acCAGGTGggtattgaaccccagtctacagtgtagaaggcagaggtgttaaccactacactaaccaacatgCAGCAATTAACAGCCAATGAATAAACTGACAACACAAAGTGCAACAACAGATCAGTATTACTCAGTACTGACACATAcgattgtaaaaaaaaaaaaatcaagaaaaaaatctggtacGTCATATAAACAGTTGGCAGCACATCATGAAAGAATCAGTGTTGAGTCAACATGTGTACCCCTGCAGACTGTCCTCAGTTTGAAACCATGTGAAGAAGATGTGAGAAGAACTCTAGTGCAGTTAATCAATTACATGATCTGACCTGTTCTTTCTGTTGTTGAGAGATTTACATCTTACAAAACTTTGTCAATTAAACTTCAAACAaagttctgattctgattagtTTAATTTACAATTTCAGTGAGGGTTGGTCACGGACTAGTTTGATAGTTCAATCTAATGACATTACTTAATGTGATACAACTTACACAAATCCAGcagacacattcacatacaTATAGATCAATATATAAACCAACAACAATgccaaaaaaagttgagacagtttgtgaaatgcaaataaaagagTAGGCAttgatttgtaaatctgaaatgttgaaaaaaaaacatctcaaacagGCGATGCAATCATTTAACAGctgcatccaggaaaggcctagcCCTTTATGAGCCAGGATGAATCAAGGTTTATCACAAAGCTTATTGAATAATATAGTAATTTAACATTTCTCAGCAAGTGATTAAAAAAGTGGCATTTCATTCTTTGTGGTGCATAGTATCATCAAGGGAATCTAGAAAAATCTCTGTGTTTAAAGGacactgctgaaaaaacacagcTGAGCGTCAATGACCTTTAACCTGTCAAATGGCACTGCATAAAacagcatgcttctgtgatggatggTCACCTCATGAGCTTTAAAAACCcttgtcagtaaacactgttcatcactgtgtccacaaatgcaagttaagactgtactatgcacagcaGAAGACACGTCAACAACATCCATAaacgctgccgacttctctgggcttaaGCTCATCTGAAGTGGACTGATGCACAGCGGAACTGTGGACCGAGTGAACTGTGATCTGCTGCAGTGTGAGGGTATAACAGGGCATGGGTAACTACCCATATATGAAGGCACCTGTAATTCaaagaaacacattttgtaGTGACATCTCAAAGTCACAATAAAATGTTGTATCTCCTGCTGGATAAGGGGAATTTCCAGAGTTTTCAAGCCTTAAAAGACCAATATGGAAGATTATCTCAAAGCTGTATAAAGGATCTATAGATTTAGACACTGACTCTACATtatatattaaagaaaaatagGAAAATGAGTGTGGCAACCATATTGCCAAGGAGGACTGGGAGAGTATTTGCGCACTACAATGGAAATCCACTTATTCTGCAACTTGGAGGAAATTCTGTTGGagaaacatctgtttttttaaCCCCAAGGCAGAAGAGCCACTACACAGGCAAGTCTATTTGTTGGAGGCATTGTGTTTCGCAAAAGGCTAATCACTACCATGTCTTTTGGGAATGCCCTGTTATTGAAAAATACTGGAGAGATATAAACATTTTGGAAATCCCCCTTGACTTCAgatttgatgttttatatttgggTAACACCCCCATGGATAGAACGATTGTGCAGGTGTCCACAGACATGGACAATTCACTTTGTAATGACAGTGATATTTACAAACAAACTAAATTAGTATGAGTTTCATGCTGTTCTGAGTAACATGTAGATTAAAGAATGTTGTGCTCTAATTTCTTCCAGGCTGATGAAAGAGCTATGCAGTCAGTTTTGACTTTGCACTTCTTTAATGCAATATGTTGCATCTTTGGGTGTGCCAGGCTTATAAAAGGTGTCCAAGTGTGCCTTTGTTGCAGGGTCTACTGGGCAAGAGTGTGCTAAGAGCCCACTGTGTGATAGGTTGAGTACCATTGTTACTCATCTTGAAAGTGCTTTTCAaaagcattttcaattaaaaactCTAAAATGATTGAGTGTTGTTGAGTACAAATGTATATGAAGAATGATATCATGAATGATCTTTAATTGCTTGAGCAAGTTTACAACAAATACAGTTCTAAGTTTAATTTCACTGTCTTTAAGGCTTGAGGCCCACTGAAGCTAGTCAAAGACAGGCATCCATGACTTTCACCAATTTGGGCAAAACAGTTCAGCTGGCTGTTGGTTCATATGCCCAAAAGGGAACGATAAGAAAATAGAGGAGAACATGCAAGTATAGTTAGAGGTGACATCTACCAAAGATCTAGCCATTTGAAAAATATGGGGAAAAACTCAAAAGCAACACAGAGCATCACTGAAAATGGTTTGCCAGACAGAAAGTATACTTTCAGAAGAGGATGAGAAAGTGCCGCTCAGTATGGTGGACAGTGGATATTACTCTGATCAAACATATTCTCAGTTTAAGACAGATCAATTGATCGGTCATGCCTATTAATGGGTAACATATCGCAAGTTAATGAATTACAAATACAAGAAAGAAGAGATATTAATGaatgttttggtcattttttaaaCTCTGAAGATCCGTAAACATCCCTAAATTGTAACTTAATAATGTAACATTCATTAAGATGAAGTctgagataaaaaagaaaacaaatttagAGAAAAACAGCCTCTTATTCTACAAACTCCAATGAGAACAAAGGTCCTAAACCACTAAGCTTATCCATTTAGTTTTTCCCTGATGAGGGTAGCTTCCTTATCTAATCTAATCTTTTTTACGTTAAGTTCACTTTCAAATTTTATCACGACACATAACAGGTCATTTTGCAGGTGAAATTATATATTAACATTAATCTTAACATTTATATTATCACTGTTGGAATggaaccttatatctccaacatggtaattttacaagagtgaagaatataataataataataataacaataacaatcataataataataatgtaagttaatgtaaaaatattacacTCTGTATGATTCTGGactatttctattggttcatcaTAAAAATTCCAtacagtgtaaaataaaaaaatcacatttaaaactGTAGATCTTTCTTTCGTCtatgtcatttttctttctgtatcttGAGTTGTCAACTTCAATGTTTACTAGCTTATTTAGTGTGGAAATGGATACTGTCGCCTCACCAAGATAAAAGAACAGGATGTAATTGTCagcagaatggaaaaaaaaacaacggcACAGATGAAAAAAAGCAGGATGTTTTGTCACCTTTTTAATGGGTGAAGGTTTGAGGTAGCCTAGAAAACACAAGCTAGTGCAagataaacacacacgcacacacacacacagacaaaagcCCACATAAGGCAAACTAACATCAATGCTGAGGCTGTTGTCTTCTGTGATGCAAGCACTGGGGCTGGTGGTACCTGTGAGGGACCTTATGAGGGGAATAGTGCTGAGAAGACTGTAGAAACACACAAGAGTAAAAACGCAGATCACAAGATTATTTATAACATTTGGATGTTATGACTTTTAAAGTGTTGcagatgtgtttttttcaaaaacttttTATATGGctctaataaaaaaaacagagcaaaaatcTTCCacagactaaacaaaaacattgcatAATCTATAATCTCTGTCATCAAAGCAAAAAACCTCTCAAAAGAAAAGTATTCCTGCGAAGTTCCAACAAGCCGTGTCTTGCTCAAGACCACAAATTCTCATAGCTGATGACTGCTGGATCAAAAATGTGGATCATAGGATGAGAGGGCTCAGAAACTGTGACtaacaacatttaaaataagaaataaaataatgattatGCTTAAAAGAACTTGACTAGCTGTTTGTTCTATAAAATCCCAATTTATCTAAACAAAATAGCATCAATTTATTATCCTACCCACTCTGTTGTATGCATATTGAGATAACATAACTTATAGGGCTGTTAGGTCGACTTGTATcacaataaatgtaataaaccaAACTTTACTTCACCTCTGCTTCTTTGAGATTTATGTCTACAAATGATATTTACTCATACGCATGTATTTCTAAGTGATTttatgagtaaaaataagtcaacacatcctctacagacaacccaattggcaaaaatatgaaacatacctttgtacaggccacattGTATGAATTTCTTCCCCAATGTGttgaatttagcaaataaacagtaactgtatattaaactgtgcagcactctattcactgtagaggatgtattaacttaaagaaaatcaacaaaacatgtcatttcaaaatggtaactttacaggagaagggaaaaacatgctGTTTCGTTTGGTGACATGTTTCCTCCGTTTTCCTTCACAGTGCAAAATCAGGGTATAGGCCTACATTTTGGTGTCCTACATTTGAGAGGTCaaccctagccctaaccctagaAGTTGTAACTTGGTCTTGGTTGTGAAGATGATAAAATCTCATGTAGTCTTACCTGCCAGAACTTCCATATGATCAGACCTGTGCAAATAATGAACATTGTGACAATTGTGAGCACGCTGATGATGAAGAGAAGGTGATGAACCATGCGCTGTTTATTGCATTCCTCTTCTGGGTCTCCATCTGAGGTACAGAACAAGAAGTcgactcattcacacacactagCCTCTCACATACGCTCTTCTGAGAGCTTAACTGTAACCACAGTAGAAAAGCTAACAGGGCAAAGCAGCAGCTGCTAGTATAAGAGCGCCTTCTTTCTTCTGTATATTTTTCTTATGATAAATGATGAGAAAGGAACAATCAGGACAAGCTGCTTTAGAAACTAATACAGGAAGAGCTGCGGTGAAAATTATTGCTGAGTGACTCACATTACTTCCAGTGTATGACCTATTTGATGCTTTTTTGAGCAAGTACTTTTGCTTGGATTTGCAGTACTTGTTAGATTTCTGACGTGTCCCACGTATATGTGAGTGATCTGAGACATTGTGTTATGAATCAATTCATTGCACATTGAAGTACAACAATGAAATTATTGACATTGATATTATGCCTTGCCCGTTTATTCAACACTTCCCCATTTTCATAGGTCAGGACACTCTGATTAAACATACACAGAtgtatgaggctgaagttggcttcctatttgaATGGTCTGTTCCCTGAATGTTGACGGAAACATTTATTTGGATGCcatttctgttttgatagttCATTTAATTACCCATCTGATGGGTAGCTTCTCCAAGAGCGTAGGTAGCTAAgcttttaagtgatacttttttttttttttgatcccacaaccggggaaattccacctctgcatttaacccatccgtgaagtgaaacaccacatacacactagtgaacacacacactagggggcagtgagcacacttgcccagagcggtgggcagccctatccacggcgcccggggagcagttgggggttaggtgtcttgctcaaggacacctcagtcatggactgtcagccctggggatcgaaccggcaaccttccggtcacagggccagctccctaacctccagcccacgactttaCTTAGACGCTTGGAGTAAGAAGCAACTTCCATAAATCTACATGAAGCTGTTGGGATTAGCTGAACTAGCAATTTAGCCAGTTACACTGTAGAAACATTAATCAACTGTGATCATTTGTCAAGCTATCTGATTCTCCCTGGTAACATACAAACTTTCGTCACATCCCTAGAACGTGTAGCTACTCAAAAAAATGGAGTAAGCTTTGTGTAGGAAGGTTTCGGTCATCTCTGACAGATCTCATTGTCACCAGCCCTGGTGCTGTCTTGGTTAAAATTAAGTGGAGTCGGGGAATCGAGAGCAGAGTCAAGAGTCGGCGTCGTGCCTCACTATGGCTGACTCTTCAGACTCTAGTCTGAAACTGTGCCCTCTTCACCACATAGGGCGCTATTTAGGGGTTCTGTTTTTTTGTACTGAAGTCTGAAAACCTAGTGCAGAGCATTCAGGGCACCCAAACAATCCTACAGTGCACCACAATAAGTAGTATACAACCAATATACCCTAGTGGAAAGTAGATACCCTACATTGTTAGTGCTgtgatttctattttttattcacAGCTTTCTATGTCCTGCTAATTATTAATAAGTACTTCTAACTAATAATTCATTCCATATTTCCAtttgattttgtgtgtttatagtgaAGCTGTGAAACTGTACCTCTCACGATGATGACTGTCTCTTTGTCTTGCCTGTAGCTGAATTTTATACCTTCACCCTCAGAAAACGCCCATTGGCAGTAATAGCCATCTGTGTCCTCAATTTGCAGCTCAGACAGTCTCAGGGTGAAGTCACAGCACTCGCCGGTGACTGACAGGCGATGTTCAAAACCAGAAGTGATGGTCTTAGTATTGTCAGATATACTTAGATAGAGCAGCTCTCGTGGCTTAGAGTAGCGCTGTTTCAGATACAGCCCAAGAGGTTTGAGTGTGGTGGAGCAGCGCAGCTCGGCCGTGGAGTTGAGCTTGGACAGGACGATGGCTGCTGGGGTCTGGAGGAGTGCAGGCAAttctagagagagggagaagcgagggaggaaagagagggagaagtagagagagcgagcaaacagagaaaaatgggCAGAGGAAACAAGACCTTAGATTGCTACAACTAAGCATGTTTTGACTACTGGTTATTAATAACTTATTATTCCTTGTATATAAAAAACAATCTTCAAAATAAGaactttaaaggaaaaaacGTTGCTAACTTTTAGTGCTTGTTAATGCAAATAAATTTTACTCCAAGTCAGTTTGGAGCACTTCATGGCCCATTTCTCATGTTTACTCAACGTAAAGTGCAGCAgctgccagtggtggacagtaactaagtcattgtaatttgttgctgtacttaagtagttttttagTGTAcatgtactttactgaagtatttcattttgggcgacttttcaCAGCTCTCGCgcatttttactttcactccactacattatgtcaaatctgtcgttccttttggtttctgtgtgtataaagaCATAACATGTCAACACAAacgaagcacaaagcaagaacaccaatcaggacaCAGCGTGCACTTTGTTTCGAGCTTGTTTGACATAAGCATAAGTTTGTTGTAAGCATGCAAGCATATGGTTCAACATCaatgcagcagcgtaaaattttgggagcgtctatatgtacacatatgcaatTGTGActgtttaccaagagtgacaatAGAGCATTTTCAcccaaaatgagtgaatgaagactagagtcttgttacaaaaacagTAATAGAACATTAGACTCATACTTAATggtttagtacttttactttcaatatttaagtacatttaaaggcaaatactttagtacttttactcaaatggaggtctaaagggaggaacttctacttttactggagtaatattttaccttgggtaactttacttttactcaaatacatgatttgtgtactttgtccaccactggctgctgtatatgtaaaaataaagctaaaaatgactttttgtgTGGTTGATCGTTTCAGTTTTACAGCATGTGTGTTTAGACTAGGTTTTAATGAGTAAGAATTTTTTCAGACTGAGACCGACTCTGACACTGATGCTGCTTTCAAGAAATAATAGTTGTTTAACCTTTGCTTTCATTCTTTGCTGCATACCTTCAGAGTCAGTAACCAAGCAGAATTCTGAAGACTCAggaaatatttgaatatttttcaaatatcttTCAGGTTGAAGAAAGGAGGCACCGTACTCCGCATTTATCtgactaaacaaaaacagctgtgGGTGGTGAAGGAAATGGGCACAGAAAACCCTCAGATCATCTGCCTTGAAATCACTGACTGTTCAGAGAAAACTGCTCAGAACCCCTCATCAGCAccgaaaacaaaaagaacagaagacaaGTTGATTAAAAGAGCAGAAATGAGTCAGAAGAGTCTCGATTTCATGTTTTATGGACAGACAATGCTGTGATAAACCTACTTTGAAAAACCATTCAGAAATATGACACCTTCAGGGGCCTTTTCGGCACTTTTGGGAACATAAGTGACTCACTACATCCACTAAAATGGCTTGTTAATTTTGATTGTGATTAAGTCAATGACACAGACATTCTAAAGTAAACACAAGAAACTAATAATTAGAGAATAAGAGAATAAGATATGATACAACAAAATTCTCTTAAGATACAAATAACTAAACAGCCAATATAAAGACAATGAATTACGTGTGGCGTGTGCATCATGCCTGCTTTGCTGaacgtttatttatttggtaaaCTTTTtctggagtggtcctttgtagatgattaataaacccTTAATAGATATCAGTGAAGTAGACgtagtgcagcatctgaatacactgaagtaaatatcttgtagatgttctgttgatacggtacttacattaagtagatgtatttgatgttaatattgctgctgtcagaacaaaaccttgtatctccattcttgtcgttttccagttttttacataatttaaaaatgtattttgtcctttatattatgtcaaattttcatgatgaatgggccaaaagaaacgtcccaaaatggCTTAGAAATACATTTGGTTCCACTGACTCATATTAGaagtgaagaaccattttggagatatgaggttttcatctgttttaatcctaatcctaaccttaacctcaaccctaaccctaaccctcataaatgtttaacatgttactgagagtcagTTGAGTGTTTCTTCTAACAAGGACCTCTCAAACCGAAGTGCCACTAAGTAACTGCTTATAATAACAGCCTGCATCTGTTAAATATCAGAAGGGATCAGATAAGAACCCAGTCACAGGTTCATTTCGGCAAACAACAAATCCAATTATCACCAAAATCTCACCTTTTCTTTAATACAATGTGCTGTGTATAGAGCTGTATTGCTGCATAGAGCTAAAACTTGTTTGACTTCAGGGTCTTTACTTCCTTAGCACTGACAACAGCAAGTCTCCTTTAAACCTGTTGCAGTTCTATTGTTTTTGTCATCTGCCACCGCATGACTTTCTATATGCATTACCATATTGCCCTTCCCCATTGGCCAAAGTCTGCCAGTGAGCAACATTCCTGGGGCACTTTGTACTGTACACTTTAGCACTGTCCACTAATGCAGCTGTGCATGATCAAACACAAAATCATGCAGTGCAGGGGTAATGTAGGACTAGAACTATCTAACTACTGTTTTCAACACAAAGAAGATTACACCATTAACAAAGACAACATAATTTTCAGATGccacatgaaaaatattgtctTTATGTAGCGAtggtgtatttttttctttgctctttgTCTCTGCAGCAGCATTAAAATAGCACTCTTGAGAGGAAATGAGATTGTCAGCCCATAGCTATGCATAAAGTGCTCAAGAGTTGAAGTCATGTTTGCTCTAATGGTCAGTGCATAAAGATGCATATTTGCATGTGGCTCACCTGCTTTGGCCGAAAGTGAAGGAGTGCAGCAAACGGCCAAGGAGAGCCAGAAAAGAGTCAGAAGCATCCTGCTGGAGCTGCGCTGAAGCTGTACACAACAATACTCTGTGGCTTCCTTATCTAGTTGGCgtcatatatataaaaaggagAGAACTTCCTCCAATACTTCTCTCTGACAGGAAATGTGGTTTCCACAGTACTGACTTTCTGCTGACAGTCTTCGACATTTCTTGATAAAAGTGTCTGATGTGATGGCGAGAGTTGCGCAGCTGATTACCTGaaagtgtttttgtctgtttcctgtcAATTCTCCACGCTCTGTTAAACACCCACAAATTCAGTTTTGTACACTTCGCGCAGGTTTCGTGCACATCAGAGCCAGGCGTGAAACTTGCACACTGAGAGAAGCATCATCATGTTCACAACTGGGTGGAAAATCTAAAAGTCAATAAAATTCAAACCTGGTAGGTtagtttgttttcagtttacTGTATTCATCAGTGAACTCCAGTGAACACCAACATGTagaatataacaaaatatagtagagtataaaacagaaaaataatacaGATGCCTAATTTAAATCAATAACCTAGATTTTATAGTGGCATGAGTGTAAAATTAGGaataaaatgcataatttgTGAACTTTTTTGACCTTACAAGTGCTAATATAAATACTTTTGATACAGATCGAATGAACAAAAATCACAtgtatattatgttttatgAGATGGAGCTCTTGTATTCATTGCCCTTTTAAGGTACAGAattaagtttatatatatatttttttcagaagtgttttaaAATCTTGATTCCATTCTTGTTATCTTACATGTTGTgcttaatacataaaatatacactAAGTCAATCTAACTGTTACTGAATGCATATCaactacattacatttttttacattaacggcatttggctgacactcttatccagagcgacttacaatttgatcattttacacaattggcctgactgcatgtcttttggactgtgggaggaaaccagagaacccgcaggaaacccacgcagacacggggagaacatgcaaactccacacagagagcacCCTGGTCgcactactatcactactatcACAAGTGACTCACATGAATAATCACTAAAAATAAGAAACTACTTTATTTgcattatatgttatatatacagtcacatgcaaaagtttgaacagccctgatcaaatgacatttttttttgttttgaattttttcaGACTGAGACCGACTCTGACACTGATGCTGCTTTCAAGAAATAATAGTTGTTTAACCTTTGCTTTCATTCTTTGCTGCATACCTTCAGAGTCAGTAACCAAGCAGAATTACGAAGACTCAGGAAATATTTGAATATGACTTTGTTAGAATCAAAGCAAAAACATGGGGAAACTTTCAGGTTGAAGAAAGGAGGCACCGTACTCCCCATTTATCtgactaaacaaaaacagctgtgGGTGGTGAAGGAAATGGGCACAGAAAACCTTCAGAACATCTGCCTTGAAATCACTGACTGTTCAGAGAAAACTGCTCAGAACCCCTCATCAGCCccgaaaacaaaaagaacagaagacaaGTTGATTAAAAGAGCAGAAATGAGTCAGAAGAGTCTCGATTTCATGTTTTATGGACAGACAATGCTGTGATAAACCTACTTTGAAAAACCATTCAGAAATATGACACCTTCAGGGGCCTTTTCGGCACTTTTGGGAACATAAGTGACTCACTACATCCACTAAAATGGCTTGTTAATTTTGATTGTAATTAAATCAATGACAGACATTCTAAAGTAAACACAGGAAACTAATAATTAACGACAGCAGAGAATAAGATATGATACAACAAAATTCTCTTAAGATACAAATAACTAAACAGCCAATATAAAGACAATGAATTACGTGTGGCGTGTGCATCATGCCTGCTTTGCTGaacgtttatttatttggtaaaCTTTTtctggagtggtcctttgtagatgattaataaacccTTAATAGATATCAGTGAAGTAGACgtagtgcagcatctgaatacactgaagtaaatatcttgtagatgttctgttgatacagtacttacattaagtagatgtatttgatgttaatattgctgctgtcagaacaaaaccttgtatctccattcttgtcgttttccagttttttacataatttaaaaatgtattttgtcctttatattatgtcaaattttcctgatgaatgggccaaaagaaacgtcccaaaatggCTTAGAAATACATTTGGTTCCACTGACTCATATTAGaagtgaagaaccattttggagatacgagtttttcatctgttttaatcctaatcctaaccttaacctcaaccctaaccctaaccctcataaatgtttaacatgttactgagagtcagttgagtgtttgtttcttctAACAAGGACCTCTCAAACCAAAGTGCCACTAAGTAACTGCTTATAATAACAGCCTGCATCTGTTAAATATCAGAAGGGATCAGATAAGAACCCAGTCACAGGTTCATTTCGGCAAACAACAAATCCAATTATCACCAAAATCTCACCTTTCCTTTAATACAGTTagaataatacataaataatacagTTAATAACAATagaatataacaaaatatagtagagtataaaacagaaaaataatacaGATGCCTAATTTAAATCAATAACCTAGATTTTATAGTGGCATGAGTGTAAAAATAGGaataaaatgcataatttgTGAACTTTTGACCTTACAAGTGCTAATATAAATACTTTTGATACAGATCGAATGAACAAAAATCACAtgtatattatgttttatgAGATGGATCTCTTGTATTCATTGCCCTTTTAAGGTACAGAattaagtttatatatatatttttttcagaagtgttttaaAATCTTGATTCCATTCCTGTTATCTTACATGTTGTgcttaatacataaaatatacattaagtCAATCTAACTGTTACTGAATGCATATCAACTAATCACAAGTGACTCACATGAATAATCACTAAAAATAAGAAACTACTTTATTTGCATTAtatatacagtcacatgcaaaagtttgaacagccctgctcaaatgacattttttttgttttgaattttttgaattttgaattttttgtCAACTATGGGATAAATATGGAATTTTTCAGCTAAGTTTAGTGcacagttgctgtttatttgctgaattttg
This portion of the Pygocentrus nattereri isolate fPygNat1 chromosome 13, fPygNat1.pri, whole genome shotgun sequence genome encodes:
- the LOC108429374 gene encoding uncharacterized protein LOC108429374 — encoded protein: MLLTLFWLSLAVCCTPSLSAKAELPALLQTPAAIVLSKLNSTAELRCSTTLKPLGLYLKQRYSKPRELLYLSISDNTKTITSGFEHRLSVTGECCDFTLRLSELQIEDTDGYYCQWAFSEGEGIKFSYRQDKETVIIVRDGDPEEECNKQRMVHHLLFIISVLTIVTMFIICTGLIIWKFWQSSQHYSPHKVPHRYHQPQCLHHRRQQPQH